One Candidatus Zixiibacteriota bacterium genomic window, CTTTCAGGTGCTTTTCTCGGTTCCAATTTATAACCACATTCCTGGCAGATATTCTGTTTGACATAATCATAACCCATCCTGGCGGCCTTAACGTTTTGCTCAACAATCCCGCCTTTTTTCTTTCCAAACGAATCCCGGATTGCTACCTCTAAAAACCCGAAATCATAGTCCAGTATTGCCGTAGAGGCGCCAACGACTACAGTATTTCTCAAAAGCAGCTCAGCACCTAACTCCCTAATTATCTTGGTCAGAGGGACAGAATATAAGACTATATCGTCTCTTTTAAGATTTTCCCTGGTAATATTGATCTGCTCCCCGTCATAGATAATTCCGCCACCAGGCACGATTTCATTTAGATGTAAATCGATAGTCTCCTGGTTCAGAGCCACCAGAAGATCGACTGTCTCCAGATGAGAATAAATCTCCTCTTCATCCACTCTTACCAGAGAGATATTGTGTCCACCTTTGATCAAAGAAGGAAATTCGCTATTGATAAAGACATGCAAACCTCCTCTGGAACAGGCTTTAGCAAAAGTGGTTCCCGCGGCCATAATTCCGTAACCGGCTTCACCGCCTATCATCCAGGAGATTTTGTTCTTGATCATCTCTTCCTCCTCTAATAAAGGAGCTGGTTAGTCTCTAAATTTCTTATGTGAATCACATTGACCGGGCATTCGTCTGCTGCCTTTTCATTGCAGGGGAAGTCTTTCTCCTCGATCTCTAAATATTCCCATCCAGGTTCAGGCTCAGTTGAACCTTTGACATCT contains:
- a CDS encoding ferredoxin gives rise to the protein MPKYRIEHDRENCIGCRNCTYVCPEFWEMGPDDKSDVKGSTEPEPGWEYLEIEEKDFPCNEKAADECPVNVIHIRNLETNQLLY